One region of Candidatus Neomarinimicrobiota bacterium genomic DNA includes:
- the grxC gene encoding glutaredoxin 3, translating into MNVTIYTTSRCPYCSMAKRLFDEQNIEYNEIDIEAEKMSREEMSKIGKGSTVPQILIDEKPIGGYDDLLVLYQSGNLGSNQAGE; encoded by the coding sequence ATGAACGTCACAATTTATACCACATCCCGTTGCCCGTACTGCTCCATGGCGAAACGCTTATTTGATGAGCAGAACATTGAATATAATGAAATCGATATTGAAGCTGAAAAAATGAGCAGGGAAGAGATGTCTAAAATTGGTAAAGGGTCAACTGTTCCACAAATTTTAATTGACGAAAAACCAATCGGTGGTTATGATGATCTTTTGGTTTTGTATCAATCCGGGAATCTTGGTTCCAATCAGGCGGGTGAATAA